The sequence below is a genomic window from Blastopirellula marina.
GGTGTCGCATAATAGGCAAAGACACTGGTTGGGTGTCCCTCGAACTCTTCTCCGGTGAATGTCAGGGACCGCACCGGGGAATCGGCGTCGACCCACTTAAACTCCGGCGGCTGAGAAAGTTTCGCCAGGTCCCACGGCTGCGTCTGGGGAAGATTGGCCGACGGCTGGATAGGGTCTGCCGCGGCAATCGACGCGGACAGCAAGACGAGTGGCAGGAACCAGGGAATCAGACGGCGGTGAGGCAACAGCATGGGACAAGCTCGATGAAGGTGGGAAGCAATTGGGTAGACGAGCATTTTAGCAAGACCATGCCTGCGGAGCGAACGAATCCCCTCTTCAGGCGAATATCGTTAATGTGAATTCTGTTTCCCTTACCCATGCTCATTTAATAGGCATGTCCGGCAGCATCGGCATAATATTCGGGTAGCCCTATTTCGACACAAAACACTACCATAAAACGTTTTACGGATTTCAAACCGCCAATTCCCTGCCCGTTTTGGCACGGCAAGTGCTTTCTTATGACTTGTCCCTTTGGGAGGACTCAGGCAACACTTCGACTCGTCGCGTCACGACGACCTTTCCTCCCCCGGCGGTTTCATCTGGCCCCACTGGATTTCTCATTAGGAGAAGAATGACGTGCAAGGGCAAACACAAACTCAAATAGTATCCGAGCCCAACCTCATCGCGGATTATGATGTGGGCGAGTTCTACGACGAAATGTTCTCTCCTGGCGGTTCCCCACGTACGAACTGCCAGTTGCTTTATCAACACATTCAAGAGCTAACCTCGAACGATCTTCGCAAACGAAAGACGGCGGCCGAGCGGTCGATGATTCGTTTGGGGATTACGTTCAACGTCTACGGCGAAGAGGAAGGGACCGAACGGATCATTCCTTTCGATATCCTTCCCCGCATCATCCAAGGGGAACAGTGGTCGTGGATCTCGAAAGGACTGAAGCAGCGCATTATCGCGCTGAACATGTTCATCGACGACATCTACAACGAGCAGAAGATCCTCAAAGACGGCATCATCCCCGAACACGTGGTTAAGTCGGCCAGTAGTTTCCGGCCGCAGTGCGTGGGCATGAAGCCGCCTAACGGGATTTGGTGCCACATCACCGGTACCGACCTGGTCCGCGACTCGGACGGTGAGTTCTACGTGCTAGAGGACAACCTGCGTTGCCCTTCCGGCGTTTCGTATGTGCTTCAGAACCGTCAGCTGATGAAACAGACCTTCCCCGGCCTGTTCGAGGCCCAATTTGTCCGCCCAGTCGACGATTATTGCAGCCAGTTGTTGGACGCACTCAACTCGCTGGCCCCCGAGCATGTCGAGAAGCCGGTCGTAGCCGTTCTTTCGCCTGGCATTTATAACTCGGCCTACTTTGAACACTCGTTCCTCGCCCAGCAGATGGGGGTCGACCTGGTGGAAGGGCGTGACCTGGTCGTTCGCGATCGCCGCGTTTATGCCCGTACAACCAAAGGCCTAATGGCTGTCGATGTCATCTACCGACGTATCGACGACGACTTCATCGACCCGCACGTCTTCCGCAAGGATTCGATGCTGGGCGTCCCAGGCATCATCGACGCCTACCGCGCCGGAAACGTCGCGTTGGCCAATGCACCTGGTACCGGAATCGCCGACGACAAGGTGATCTACGCCTACGTTCCGGACATGATCAAGTACTACCTGAGTGAAGACGCCATCCTGCCAAACGTACCCACCTACGTTTGCTGGGACGATGCTCAGCGTGATCACGTGATCAAGAACATTGCGGATATGGTCGTGAAGCCGGCCAACGAATCAGGCGGCTACGGCATGCTGATCGGTCCGCGTGCGTCCAAGGAAGAGCACGATAAGTTCGTCGAACTGATCAAGGCCAATCCACGGAATTACATCGCACAGCCGACCCTCGCCTTGTCGCGGGCACCGGTCATCATCGACGACCATTTAGAGGGTAGGCACGTCGATCTGCGACCGTTTATCATCTATGGACGAGACATCTATGTGTTGCCTGGCGGACTGACTCGTGTGGCCCTGCGAAAGGGATCGCTCGTGGTTAACTCGTCCCAGGGGGGCGGAAGTAAAGACACCTGGGTCGTGTAGGGATTGAAAGGTTCTTCATGTTAAGTCGCGTAGCCGACTCCATCTATTGGACCAGCCGTTACATCGAACGCGCTGAGGCGGTTGCCCGTTTCATCGCGGTGAACTTGAACATCAGCATGGACCTGTCCACGGCCGGCAACCAGCAATGGATGCCGCTGGTGACGACCACTGGCGATGATGAGAAGTTCTC
It includes:
- a CDS encoding circularly permuted type 2 ATP-grasp protein; this encodes MFSPGGSPRTNCQLLYQHIQELTSNDLRKRKTAAERSMIRLGITFNVYGEEEGTERIIPFDILPRIIQGEQWSWISKGLKQRIIALNMFIDDIYNEQKILKDGIIPEHVVKSASSFRPQCVGMKPPNGIWCHITGTDLVRDSDGEFYVLEDNLRCPSGVSYVLQNRQLMKQTFPGLFEAQFVRPVDDYCSQLLDALNSLAPEHVEKPVVAVLSPGIYNSAYFEHSFLAQQMGVDLVEGRDLVVRDRRVYARTTKGLMAVDVIYRRIDDDFIDPHVFRKDSMLGVPGIIDAYRAGNVALANAPGTGIADDKVIYAYVPDMIKYYLSEDAILPNVPTYVCWDDAQRDHVIKNIADMVVKPANESGGYGMLIGPRASKEEHDKFVELIKANPRNYIAQPTLALSRAPVIIDDHLEGRHVDLRPFIIYGRDIYVLPGGLTRVALRKGSLVVNSSQGGGSKDTWVV